The following coding sequences lie in one Oryza brachyantha chromosome 10, ObraRS2, whole genome shotgun sequence genomic window:
- the LOC102700091 gene encoding carotene epsilon-monooxygenase, chloroplastic: protein MATVASAPCVPFLSLPPPPFVLVPPRRGHVGLRFPPPRSSGNPRGGGGGDGGGAGGDDSTTTTPWVSPDWLTTLSRSVATRLGRGDDSGIPIASAKLDDVRDLLGGALFLPLFKWFREEGPVYRLAAGSRDFVIVSDPAVARHVLRGYGSRYEKGLVAEVSEFLFGSGFATAEGALWTVRRRSVVPSLHKRFLSVMVDRVFCKCAERLVEKLETSALSGKPVNMEARFSQMTLDVIGLSLFNYNFDSLTSDSPVIDAVYTALKEAEARSTDLLPYWKIDLLCKIVPRQIKAEKAVNIIRNTVEELITKCKKIVDAENEQIEGEEYVNEADPSILRFLLASREEVTSVQLRDDLLSMLVAGHETTGSVLTWTIYLLSKDPAALRRAQDEVDRVLQGRLPRFEDVKELKYLMRCINESMRLYPHPPVLLRRAIVDDVLPGNYKIKAGQDIMISVYNIHRSPEVWDRADEFIPERFDLEGPVPNETNTEYRFIPFSGGPRKCVGDQFALLEAIVALAIVLQKIDIELVPDQKINMTTGATIHTTNGLYMNVGLRKVEREPDLALSESR, encoded by the exons atGGCCACCGTGGCCTCCGCGCCGTGCGTGCCGTTCCTGTCCCTGCCTCCTCCGCCATTCGTCTTGGTgcctccccgccgcggccACGTCGGCCTCCGCTTTCCCCCGCCAAGGAGCAGCGGCAaccctcgcggcggcggtggaggagatgGGGGAGGCGCCGGGGGAGATgattccaccaccaccactccgtGGGTGAGCCCTGACTGGCTCACGACGCTCTCCCGCTCGGTGGCCACCCGCCTCGGCCGCGGGGACGACTCGGGGATCCCCATCGCGTCCGCCAAGCTCGACGACGTGCGGGACCTCCTCGGGGGAGcgctcttcctccctctcttcaAGTGGTTCCGCGAGGAAGGCCCCGTCTACCGCCTCGCCGCGGGGTCGCGCGATTTCGTCATCGTCAGCGACCCCGCCGTCGCAAGGCACGTGCTGCGTGGGTACGGCTCGCGGTACGAGAAGGGGCTCGTCGCCGAGGTGTCCGAGTTCCTCTTCGGCTCCGGGTTCGCCACCGCTGAGGGCGCTCTCTGGACG GTGAGACGTCGATCGGTCGTACCATCTCTACACAAAAGATTTCTCTCAGTGATGGTTGACAGAGTTTTTTGTAAATGTGCTGAGAGATTAGTGGAGAAGCTTGAGACATCTGCTTTAAGTGGAAAACCTGTGAATATGGAAGCGAGGTTTTCTCAAATGACTTTGGATGTGATTGGTTTGTCCTTGTTCAATTACAATTTTGATTCCCTCACATCAGATAGTCCTGTTATTGATGCTGTTTACACTGCACTTAAGGAAGCAGAGGCTCGTTCTACAGATCTTTTACCATACTGGAAA attgatttgctgTGCAAGATCGTTCCTAGACAAATAAAAGCAGAGAAGGCAGTTAACATCATAAGGAATACAGTTGAGGAGCTGATTACTAAGTGCAAGAAGATTGTAGATGCTGAAAACGAACAGATTGAGGGTGAGGAATATGTAAATGAGGCAGATCCTAGCATCCTGCGTTTCCTACTTGCTAGCCGCGAAGAG GTAACCAGTGTGCAGTTACGTGATGATCTACTCTCAATGTTGGTTGCTGGTCATGAAACAACAGGCTCTGTACTCACATGGACTATTTATCTTCTCAGTAAG GATCCAGCAGCGCTGAGGAGAGCTCAAGATGAGGTTGATCGTGTTCTACAAGGTAGACTCCCCAGATTTGAAGATGTAAAAGAGCTGAAGTACTTGATGCGCTGTATAAATGAGTCTATGCGGCTTTATCCACACCCACCT GTGTTGTTACGGCGTGCAATAGTTGATGATGTGCTTCCGGGAAACTATAAAATCAAGGCTGGTCAAGATATTATGATTTCAGTGTACAATATACACAGGTCGCCTGAG GTATGGGACAGAGCTGATGAATTTATTCCTGAGAGATTTGATTTAGAGGGACCAGTTCCAAATGAGACAAACACTGAATACAG ATTTATCCCATTCAGTGGAGGTCCTCGGAAATGTGTTGGAGATCAGTTTGCTCTTTTGGAAGCAATCGTGGCACTTGCTATTGTGTTGCAGAAGATTGACATTGAGCTTGTGCCAgatcaaaaaatcaacatgACTACTGGGGCCACAATTCACACCACCAAT GGCCTGTACATGAATGTAGGTCTGCGCAAAGTTGAGCGGGAACCTGATTTGGCACTCAG TGAGTCCAGATGA